The sequence AGCACGGGACATCGGAATATAGGGACCACGCGGATCACTATTATTAACGGGCCGAGCGCGATGATCGGGAGAAAAATGTTCGTTTGCCGAATCGATTTAGTTAGCACACGAAAATTAGaagaattcgatgaaatttcgtAAACAAGGAAGCAATGAACAGTTTTAGCACCGACGTTTCAGAACATTAAGAAAGAGGAGTTAGTCACTATGATCTACGAAGTCAGACAATCCTTTCCGTACTGATTAAAGAGATGAATTGCAAAATAATTAGAGGTTCAATGAAAGCagactaataaaattaaaaattacaattgaaaCAGACAGGATTTTTAACGCTGTGTCCGCTAAATCATAGAACTTTAATTCGTTTGTTTTATGCACTCGCTTGAAGAGCGTTCAAGTAACGCGTAccttcgttataaatatttatatatttatcagagCATACTGTTTAACGCACCAGGTGCCGAGTAATTACTCCCGCGTTCGGTTAGGGTAAATTAAATTCGACAAAGACTGAGCGTGTTTGATTCATAGTAACGTTTCACTGAAAGTGGTACTACGTTATCATTAACTCCTATGAAACGTTTCAGATCGTTCTAAATTCCCATCATTCATATCTTCTTCCTTTCACGGTTTCTGATCTTATGCCATGTACCGTTTAATTGAGATCTGTTGCTTCGTTactggaataaataaataaatacgacgAACGGTAGCTTGCAAgagtttttacaataatttgtaTAAGATTGAACACGTCTGCGATAGCTAAGAATTAAAATGTTCAGTAATTTCTGGAACCAATGGTTTCACCAATTTCATTATTACGCCACGCTCACGTGGCCGTGGAATTTCACGTTTGCCTGACAACGAACGTGCCGAGTAAACAATGTTATGGCGACTAATAAAGATTAGGAACGGTGCGCATGAAAATCGCGGGGTATGAACACGAAATAATTGACGGAGGTGAAGTTTGCGCGTGCCCGTTCGTGGGAAAAACtcgatattaaatatcgattaaCCACTCAAGAGTCGCGGGCGACCGTTTATCGACGAGATACCGGTGCCGGTCGTTTTCACGCTCGACCGGCCGCGAAAGAACCGCGGACAACAATGTAAGGGCACCGAATGAATCGAGCGTTAAGTACTTAAAGCCGACGTTTTTACATTCCCCGCCGccattttcataaaaacatGTGCAAATTCTTGAGATTTATATCGATATCTTTCGAAGTATCTTGAACAAGGAATCCAGCAGACAGATTGATGATTATTGATTAACAATAATCAATCAATCGACTATTACTAAGAACTATGCAAAATATTCCTCGAATATATTCTCAACGAACAAACATTGATTATTAGTAAATTTTACGAAGCCTAAAGAACGCTTTTCCTTTGAACGAGAATGGCAAGAGGAATTCAAGGTTACCAACTATTTCTCAAGCTCAACTGTATACAGTGTCGGAATGTAGCCTACATTCTAACGAATTTAATAGTCAAGGTTGGTCAAGGCCGACGTCAAGTATTTCTCGACGCTCTCGTCAGAGTTTTGAAAATTGGTAATTGTCTCGATTATTATGTTTGAATCATTGTACGTATTacgtattattgtataatataccGGCACGATAAAATCGAGCCGTGTTCCCATTAATGTTACCAGTTTTCGAATGACAGTAACAAAGTTTTGATTCAGATGTGTCGACGACGATAGCGAACGGAAACGGAAACGTTCCCGGGAATAGCATCTCGCCACCCGTTTCTACACACGTACATCGACTTTATTCCTTTTCGGTTGATTTGTTATCGCGTGGAACGCCTGATACGAGCAAAACAATGGTTCGATTTGATTCCGAACCGGGGAACAGTGTCCCCAGTGTTCGTTTCTCGGAACCGTAACGCGCCGATTCGCGGAATTTCAGAAGAGTCGCGCGTGAACGATGCGAATTCAACCTACTTCGCAGAGAAGCAAAAACACTTTcacatttattattcattatcacACATTTTACCAGTAAGAATGATAGAAATATAACGGTTGACGCGATTAGAAATCAACTTTTGTAATCGTCGATTGCACGATAaagatttattcgaatttctTCTAATCAATTACAACGTCGATAAACGAAActaatcgaaatttcaaaaagaagcaTCCTGTATTAGCCTTTTTTAAAAATCTTCCTTTCAAACCGAAGAAACGCGTGAATTCAGACACTCGACACCTTTGAGCACCACTGAACATGCCACGTGACAACTACCATGGCGGTTCTCCGCGAAACTATTGGCCAATCGCGAATGATATTCCTTATACTCTCTACAAACGCGATTCGTCAAATTCATGaacattatttcaatgaaattataatgtaCCGATGTTATAATCAActcaaagaagaaaaaaaatataccaTAATGGTCGTGGTTCCAGGCAGTACCGATTCGAGGAAAGTCGTTAGATGCTCGGTGTCTCGcagttattattatcattattattattattatttacgatATGCATTAAGATCCGCGTGTTCCCTCCACGGTGGTAAAGAATTAACGAATATTCGCGACGTTCCGTTTCGTTGCGCGACGCAATCCCGCCGGATCAATCCGTTCTTATTTCGCTATCCGAGGGACGTTAAACGACCGATGATTTATGCGCCGCCGACACCCGTATatcttgttttctattattcgacggtttcctctttcattttcgCAGGTACATACTGCGCGAGATGCGACAGGAGTTTCCCACCGTAATGGCTAACGTGCACTACACGGTGCTGAAGAAGAAATGGTCAAACCTGTTGCAGCAGTACAAAGTGAGACGCGCCAGATGCCTTTTATTACCGTCGCGATTGCTCGATTATCTGCCCGCGCGTTAGTTTGCTTTGACCCGTCTTCCGTTTGTGTTCCCTCCTACGGGAAGGATAATAAACGCGCCTCCCCCGTTTCACCGTGCGATAGGCGTTCCCCCGTACACCCTATTTCCTACCCTCGAGGGAGCAGATATTCTCATGGGACGAGAATCGCGGTCGTTCAGGAGTTTCTctggaaaatttcgtttctttttctttcaccgTTGAAACTAACACCGTTTTTCTTTGCTCCGTGGAAAGGGTTCAGCGTTGAAGGGGTTAACGCGTTCGGAACGGACTCGAAGTGTGGTTCGCGAAGCGACCGAATCCTGATATCTTAGTTTAAGACGATACTGTAGTTTCCAAAGCAATACCGTGGCACCCAAAGCGCCCACAGGATTCACTGCTGCTGACTACACCAGCCGTCCGTCTCGAATGTGTTAAAGTAGAATCGAAAACGCGAGGCACGCGAGGAACGCGCGTCGGGCATGGAGACTCGCCTTCAGCTCTGTCCTGTTACTATGCATCTGCCACAGCGATCTGTTGAAGGAACTGAGGAACCCGGTACACGGAGACAGGAACAAGGCGGACGACGTATCCTGGCCGTTTTACAGCGCGATCGACGAGCTCCTGGGCGGAGGGCACGGCGACCGGGGAACGCCGAGCCACGACGAGTACATCGATCCCCACGAATTCCTCTGCGTATCCGTGACACCGGAAGAGCCCACTTCCTCCTCGATGGACGCGACGCCACTCGAACCCAATCCGGAAACCGAACGCCGAGGAAACAACTTCCAACCTGAACCCGGGATAAGGACATTCGGCGGCGATGGATGCTCGATCGAGATCGAGAGAATACCGGCGAACGAGGCTGCCAGGTTCGAAAATCATTGTTACagaaattaatcctttgcagtcggaagcttttcattagaaacattcgacactttccgatgaaaggCGACGCTAttcgaaacgaactaatgagaaaacatacgtcaattaaggaacgaagctattttgtataaatatttcgcatattgatgcactatacaaaacttaatattatatataacactttgtaattttgttatataaaatcaaatggtgactgcgagtcacctctcgagtgcaaagggtcaaaaacCTGGGCTAGAGACCTAGGAATCCTTAAAAGTCTTAAGTCTTACATCGAGCTTACAATTAGATAACTGAATCCATAGAATTCTAGATTTAGAGGATTCAAAGATCTCAGTCTCGTATCCTTGAGTTCTCACTCAAATGGATTGTTTAAGTTTGGTAAAGATTGTGAAGCTTTTCTATGCATCAATGAATCTGAATAATCTCGATCTAGATAAACCGGTCGCCAAAGTTTCTTGCGCGACGATCCACCTTCCTTCCATCGTATCGTTCACTTGGAGcactatatttttcatttattttgataCTGTTATTGATTACTGTTGACGAGATGTCGGTCATGCAGCGAGACACGTTCTGTTCGCAGGCAAACCGGCAAAAATCAGGGCCGAAGGAAGCGCGAGCCTAGCGCCGCGTCGAGCATCCCGCGGCTACCACGTGCCACGGAGCTCACGATCAAGAAAGTTACGTCGGAGGCGGACTGTTCCAAGGACTTGTCGAGGGTACGAGGAAACGACGCGGTCGATTCCACCAGAGACAAGGGCCGGCTGGCCGAGCCGCGTAACGAGGATGAGGAAAGGCCGAGAAAGTCGAGGCGAACGCAAGCCCCGTATCATCGGGATGATCACGAGTCACGGACCGATCGCCGTATCGAGCAGATCTTCGAGTACATTAAACGACGGGACGAGGAGAATAGATCCATCATGATCCGTGTGATGCACGCGGTCGAAACAATCGCCAATAAATTATGACGCTGTTGAATTATACGCTTGAGAAAACGGCTCGCAACGGGACGACTTCTTTTCGGGAGGGAAcggataaaaaaaaaagggacgAAACGCGCGCGAATTTAATTGATCGATCGATGCACGACCGGGTCGCGTAGCTTTAAGTACTTACTTTCTAAGCCACTCCATTGGCGTCGAGTCGGATGCGATGTTAAACTTTCGACGTTGTTTTCTGTTATTTGTTAAGTACCTAAGTTTAGAATAGCGGAGGATGAATGCTGGGGTCGCTTATAATGTAACGTTACAGAGAATTTCTtgaggatatattttaataaatgtttacgtcTTCGACTGTCTTGAGACGCGATTTACGatatattttaagaatttcgtattgtaattgtaaaatgaagaactGAGAAGAACGATATACCGAAGCTATTAGAATCTGTCTGATGTATGTTCTTGGAGCGCCGAATGCGACATGCGTTGTTTGGACGAATTTTGGAATAACTCGAACTACGAGGGAACTTCGTTATTTATAGTCTTATTATTCGATCTCGTTTGTAATCTCGAAACGTACGGGAGGAAATGCTTGCGAGTCCAAGGGCATTCGAGTCCGAGGATTGTAATTTTGTCGTACTCGTCTCGAATTTAAGGTCTCACGGATGTTACGTGCAAAATCATTGTCCTTATTGTTATTCGATGATTGTACCGGTAATTAATGTTCAACGAGtttgaaattctttgaaaacCAGCACTGTCCGGGATCGGTTCAAGTGGTATGGCGGACATACGgctacaagtgatgggtttCAGCCTTCCAAGGTTTCACGATACACATTGCAAAGTAGCACAAAGTGAAAAAAAAAGCTTAAACCTATTACTTGTACCGATCGCAGCATGTTTCGACGCGCGCAGGGGTTTTTAAACCGAAGTCTCAGGATTAGGGTAGGCCTGGATTGTGAATCTCGACGGGATCCCGGAAACCATATGGCCGACCGAGAGGACTGCCCTTTTCAGAACATCTGCCCACGATTCTTCGTTTACAATCTCTACCGCGCGCGAGCGACAGTAAAAACAAGACACTTCGCTAAACACCCGACAACCTGGCAAATAAATCAAACGCGAAAGACTTATGCCCCTGCACAAAGTCAATTTGGCGCAAACCCAATTATCGTTTTTCTGAATTGTAcctttacaataaatattacgttATTTTCGTTTCTCGAGATTCAATCTTTATCCGCCGAGATCTAATTACTGAAAACATTCATTCGTCAATCGACGTTTACTAGAACCTTCCTTCTATTAAACAGAGTATCTACCATTTACCCTTCAAATTCCAAATACCTTCGAATACCCTATAGAATTGGAACTTAACTCTTTCCAGCAGAATTTAGAATATTCCCTGCAAGGCAGTTCTGCCATTGTTATTTAGCCAATGAAGTATCACGCTATTCATCTTATTCTATGTATTATCTTATTCGTTAGACAATAGATCGCGATCAACGATGTGTTCAGGAAACTAATTTCGACTGGTACGACCGCAATGCAGAAAACACGACCGCGAAGAGTTAACAGTAACCCGATAATGAACGATGATTCGCGGGACAAAGTGAATTTCCAACGAGTAACGGAGAAAGAGGGTAACGAGATGAAAATCAGAAAGAGGGATTGCGGTCGAGAAGAGGGGGAAGAGGGCGTGTGCACGTGGTCCCGCATCTGCTCCACCACCGAGTGACCCCGCGGCTGACCCGTTCCAAGTACCAATAATTAACTCTTGCTCGTGCGCGCCGAATGCACacgatcgttcgttcgttcgttcgttcgttcgttcgcttgtgcgcgcgcgctcgctcgcggggCCAAACGCTTGCGTCATACGACGGGCCAGTGTTCCCATGAAAGAAAGGCCTGGCGCGCATACTTGTGCAGTTAAGCGCGACAAGAGGCCGCGCTCTGGACGGACAAAAGGTGGCCCCCGATGATTCGTACGCTACGTGTCCCGAGATCGATCACGATTACGTGTACGAAACC comes from Nomia melanderi isolate GNS246 chromosome 7, iyNomMela1, whole genome shotgun sequence and encodes:
- the LOC116430400 gene encoding uncharacterized protein LOC116430400 isoform X1; translated protein: MTQTSQQTKFRWTENLTCRFIQLRKENGEIFTGRKYSAQAGWKYILREMRQEFPTVMANVHYTVLKKKWSNLLQQYKELRNPVHGDRNKADDVSWPFYSAIDELLGGGHGDRGTPSHDEYIDPHEFLCVSVTPEEPTSSSMDATPLEPNPETERRGNNFQPEPGIRTFGGDGCSIEIERIPANEAARQTGKNQGRRKREPSAASSIPRLPRATELTIKKVTSEADCSKDLSRVRGNDAVDSTRDKGRLAEPRNEDEERPRKSRRTQAPYHRDDHESRTDRRIEQIFEYIKRRDEENRSIMIRVMHAVETIANKL
- the LOC116430400 gene encoding uncharacterized protein LOC116430400 isoform X2, producing the protein MRSFHASLRAPGKLAWDDGQHHDADFTADQISMYILREMRQEFPTVMANVHYTVLKKKWSNLLQQYKELRNPVHGDRNKADDVSWPFYSAIDELLGGGHGDRGTPSHDEYIDPHEFLCVSVTPEEPTSSSMDATPLEPNPETERRGNNFQPEPGIRTFGGDGCSIEIERIPANEAARQTGKNQGRRKREPSAASSIPRLPRATELTIKKVTSEADCSKDLSRVRGNDAVDSTRDKGRLAEPRNEDEERPRKSRRTQAPYHRDDHESRTDRRIEQIFEYIKRRDEENRSIMIRVMHAVETIANKL
- the LOC116430400 gene encoding uncharacterized protein LOC116430400 isoform X3 translates to MRQEFPTVMANVHYTVLKKKWSNLLQQYKELRNPVHGDRNKADDVSWPFYSAIDELLGGGHGDRGTPSHDEYIDPHEFLCVSVTPEEPTSSSMDATPLEPNPETERRGNNFQPEPGIRTFGGDGCSIEIERIPANEAARQTGKNQGRRKREPSAASSIPRLPRATELTIKKVTSEADCSKDLSRVRGNDAVDSTRDKGRLAEPRNEDEERPRKSRRTQAPYHRDDHESRTDRRIEQIFEYIKRRDEENRSIMIRVMHAVETIANKL